A genome region from Pseudanabaena sp. Chao 1811 includes the following:
- the chlP gene encoding geranylgeranyl reductase gives MTLRVAVVGGGPAGSCAAETLAKAGIETYLFERKLDNAKPCGGAIPLCMVSEFELPPEIIDRRVRNMKMISPSNVEVDIKLDNPDEYIGMCRREVLDAFLRNRAADLGAKLINGRVLDIKINNNGNQPYVITYSDFAEGGNEGVMRTLEIDIIIGADGANSVVAKAMDAGDYNYAIAFQERIRIPEDKMEYYKDLAEMYVGDDVSPDFYAWVFPKYDHVAVGTGTMHKNQRLIKQLQAGIRARALPRIEGGEVIKVEAHPIPEHPRPRRVVGRIALVGDAAGYVTKSSGEGIYFAAKSGRMCAEAIVEFAEAGKRIPTEADLKVYIKRWDKQYGLTYKVLDILQNVFYATNATREAFVEMCADKDVQKLTFDSYLYKTVVPANPFTQLKITLKTIGSLFRGNALAP, from the coding sequence TTGACATTACGAGTTGCTGTTGTAGGCGGCGGACCTGCGGGTTCTTGTGCGGCTGAAACACTTGCCAAAGCAGGTATTGAGACCTATTTATTTGAACGGAAGCTGGACAACGCCAAACCCTGCGGCGGAGCAATTCCCTTATGTATGGTTTCCGAGTTTGAATTGCCTCCAGAAATTATCGATCGCCGCGTTCGCAATATGAAAATGATCTCCCCCAGCAATGTGGAGGTAGACATTAAATTAGACAATCCCGATGAATATATCGGTATGTGTCGCCGCGAAGTTTTAGATGCATTTTTACGCAATCGTGCGGCTGACCTTGGCGCAAAGCTAATTAATGGTCGCGTACTGGATATCAAAATCAACAACAATGGTAATCAGCCCTATGTAATCACCTACTCAGACTTTGCTGAGGGTGGTAACGAAGGCGTAATGCGTACCCTTGAGATCGATATAATTATTGGCGCTGATGGTGCTAACTCCGTAGTTGCTAAAGCAATGGATGCTGGTGACTACAACTATGCGATCGCTTTCCAAGAGCGTATCCGCATCCCCGAAGACAAGATGGAATATTACAAAGATCTTGCAGAAATGTATGTTGGCGATGATGTATCGCCTGATTTCTACGCATGGGTCTTCCCCAAATACGATCACGTGGCAGTTGGTACTGGCACAATGCACAAAAACCAACGCCTGATCAAGCAATTGCAAGCGGGTATTCGTGCCCGTGCTTTACCTCGCATCGAAGGTGGCGAAGTAATTAAGGTCGAAGCCCACCCCATTCCTGAGCATCCCCGTCCTCGCCGTGTAGTCGGTCGGATCGCCCTCGTTGGTGATGCGGCAGGCTATGTCACCAAGTCCAGTGGCGAAGGTATTTACTTTGCTGCGAAGTCTGGTCGGATGTGCGCTGAAGCGATCGTTGAGTTTGCCGAAGCAGGTAAGCGTATTCCTACCGAAGCTGATCTCAAGGTTTACATCAAGCGTTGGGACAAGCAGTATGGCTTGACCTATAAGGTTCTAGACATTCTCCAGAATGTGTTTTATGCCACCAACGCCACCCGTGAAGCCTTTGTGGAAATGTGTGCCGATAAGGATGTGCAAAAGCTCACCTTTGACAGCTATCTCTACAAAACCGTTGTCCCCGCTAATCCTTTCACCCAGTTGAAGATTACATTAAAGACAATTGGCAGCTTGTTTAGAGGCAATGCCTTAGCCCCCTAA
- a CDS encoding thioredoxin domain-containing protein, whose product MPNRLARSQSLYLRKHADNPIDWYPWGNEALEKAKAENKPIFLSVGYSSCHWCTVMEHEAFSDTVIADYMNDHFVAIKVDREERPDLDSIYMQAVQIMGESGGWPLNLFLAPDDLVPFYGGTYFPIEPRYGRPGFLRVLQSICEIYYERYQDIQDYKDQIVRNLHQVNKLIPVPIINDEVLANGIAKCAEVVTNRDYGTCFPMIPYANLLLRASRFEANNAESSTNMLQDKAQQRGIDLALGGIFDHVAGGWHRYTVDHTWTVPHFEKMLYDNGLIMEYLANLWLSGLKEPAIARACAITATWLQREMLAEEGCFYASQDADSEGREGKFWVWSFAELKKIFSNTELDLLIKEFTISVNGNFEETNVLQRKKLGELSPETEACLLKLFCRRYGEYSRPTDAFPVARSQDDIREIDWEGRVPPITDTKAITAWNALMISGLATAYRAFQKPIYKQLAVNAAKFILEHQWIEGHLQRINYEGQAAVPAQSEDYAFLIKAMLDLHQAIPEEADFYLQQAIAIQAEFDRDFWDALSGGYFNTTSESSQHLLLRERNYQDNATPSPNGIAIANLVRLASVTEKLEYLDRAELALKRFGLVIANSPVACPSLLAAFDWFRNHTLVRTNPAQYAYLNQQYLPSVMLRIDQHLPNPDAIAMVCQGFACLEPAMTQEICDRQLFRSTTRVK is encoded by the coding sequence ATGCCCAACCGTCTCGCGCGATCGCAAAGTCTCTACCTCCGCAAACACGCTGACAACCCGATCGATTGGTATCCTTGGGGCAACGAAGCATTAGAGAAAGCCAAAGCCGAAAATAAACCGATCTTTTTGTCCGTTGGCTACTCCAGTTGCCATTGGTGTACGGTGATGGAGCATGAGGCTTTTTCGGATACGGTGATTGCTGACTATATGAACGATCACTTTGTGGCGATCAAAGTAGATCGCGAAGAGCGTCCCGATCTGGACAGCATCTATATGCAGGCAGTACAGATCATGGGCGAAAGCGGCGGCTGGCCCCTAAATTTATTTCTTGCCCCCGATGATTTAGTTCCCTTTTATGGTGGGACATACTTCCCCATTGAGCCACGCTATGGCAGACCAGGATTCCTGCGCGTGCTGCAATCAATTTGCGAAATCTATTACGAGCGCTATCAAGATATTCAAGATTATAAAGATCAAATTGTACGCAACCTGCACCAAGTCAATAAGCTAATTCCTGTGCCGATTATTAATGATGAGGTTTTAGCCAATGGAATTGCGAAATGTGCGGAAGTCGTCACCAATCGCGATTATGGAACCTGTTTCCCGATGATTCCCTATGCAAATTTGCTATTAAGAGCCAGTCGATTTGAAGCAAATAATGCTGAATCTAGCACAAACATGCTCCAAGACAAGGCTCAGCAACGAGGGATAGATTTAGCTCTAGGTGGCATCTTTGATCATGTCGCAGGGGGATGGCATCGCTACACTGTTGACCATACTTGGACAGTCCCGCATTTTGAGAAGATGCTCTATGACAATGGCTTGATCATGGAATATCTAGCAAATCTCTGGCTATCGGGATTAAAAGAACCTGCGATCGCTAGAGCCTGTGCAATAACTGCCACTTGGCTCCAGCGTGAGATGCTAGCTGAGGAAGGATGCTTCTATGCTTCCCAAGATGCTGATAGTGAAGGCAGAGAAGGCAAGTTCTGGGTATGGAGTTTTGCAGAACTCAAGAAGATTTTTAGTAATACGGAACTTGACCTGTTAATTAAGGAATTTACGATTTCGGTCAATGGCAACTTTGAAGAAACCAATGTCTTACAGCGCAAGAAGCTAGGAGAACTTTCGCCAGAGACTGAAGCCTGTTTACTAAAGTTATTCTGCCGTCGCTATGGCGAATATTCCCGCCCAACCGATGCTTTTCCTGTTGCGCGTAGTCAGGACGATATTCGCGAAATTGATTGGGAAGGGCGCGTACCACCCATTACCGACACCAAGGCGATTACTGCTTGGAATGCGTTAATGATTTCAGGTTTAGCGACTGCTTATCGCGCTTTCCAAAAGCCTATCTATAAACAACTAGCAGTGAATGCGGCAAAATTCATTCTCGAACATCAATGGATAGAAGGGCATCTCCAAAGAATTAATTATGAAGGTCAAGCCGCAGTTCCTGCTCAGTCAGAGGACTATGCTTTCTTGATTAAGGCAATGCTAGATTTGCACCAAGCTATTCCCGAAGAAGCTGATTTCTATTTACAACAGGCGATCGCTATCCAAGCAGAATTTGATCGCGATTTTTGGGATGCCCTTTCGGGTGGCTATTTCAACACTACTAGCGAGTCTAGTCAACATTTACTCTTGCGAGAACGTAATTATCAAGACAATGCCACTCCTTCCCCCAATGGCATTGCGATCGCTAATTTAGTGCGCCTTGCTAGCGTTACCGAAAAATTAGAATATTTAGATCGCGCTGAGTTAGCCCTCAAACGCTTCGGTCTAGTGATTGCCAATAGTCCTGTGGCTTGCCCAAGTTTGTTAGCCGCCTTTGACTGGTTCCGCAACCATACCCTTGTGCGGACAAATCCTGCTCAATATGCCTATCTCAATCAGCAATATTTACCCTCAGTGATGTTACGCATCGATCAACATTTACCCAATCCCGATGCGATCGCGATGGTATGTCAGGGCTTTGCTTGCCTAGAACCTGCAATGACTCAAGAAATCTGCGATCGGCAGTTATTCAGAAGTACGACTAGAGTTAAATAA
- a CDS encoding DUF6883 domain-containing protein, translating into MIDRLEFPLAKAQYLLSYSGEQGKGGDKSRFWQSVMGYDSAESIRDTILQKVTPPDLVFQCQDVYGDRYTLTGNRLNIFKRLKA; encoded by the coding sequence ATGATCGATCGCCTCGAATTCCCACTTGCCAAAGCACAATATCTGCTTAGCTATAGCGGTGAACAAGGTAAAGGCGGCGATAAAAGTCGATTTTGGCAAAGCGTAATGGGATATGACAGCGCCGAATCGATCCGTGACACAATTTTGCAAAAAGTTACACCACCAGACCTAGTATTTCAGTGTCAAGATGTTTATGGAGATAGATATACCTTAACAGGGAATAGACTTAACATTTTTAAAAGACTGAAAGCGTAA
- a CDS encoding S1 RNA-binding domain-containing protein: protein MNATKNIQPFSADDFANALAEHNYEFAVGQTVRGKVVSVESSGIYVDIGAKSLGFLPIEEATLSGSSRSGDAFPIGNEYEFLIISNQNADGEVKLSVRRLLFKQAWQTLKDYQTESKVFETKVIGTNSGGVIVDAVGLRGFVPRSHLTDATDLAKLVGKKIPVMVLDADETRKKLVLSNRQAAKLAAIGQLAKGQLISGKVSNIRPFGAFVEFAGVSGLLHVKEMSQKPVSDPTRVFQINDIIKAVIVDIDESRDRIALSTKLLELHAGEMLDNSAQVFAEAEERLEKNISKLWEA from the coding sequence ATGAACGCCACAAAAAATATTCAGCCATTTTCTGCCGATGATTTTGCCAATGCTCTCGCCGAACACAATTACGAATTTGCCGTGGGGCAAACTGTGAGGGGCAAGGTAGTTTCCGTCGAAAGTAGTGGCATTTATGTCGATATTGGCGCTAAATCTTTAGGTTTTCTGCCCATTGAAGAAGCAACTCTGAGTGGTTCTTCGCGCTCTGGTGATGCTTTCCCTATCGGTAACGAGTACGAATTTCTGATTATCAGTAATCAGAATGCTGATGGTGAAGTGAAGCTATCGGTGCGCCGTCTATTATTCAAGCAAGCTTGGCAAACTCTGAAGGATTACCAAACCGAGTCGAAGGTATTCGAGACTAAGGTGATTGGTACTAATAGTGGTGGTGTGATTGTTGATGCCGTTGGTTTGCGTGGTTTTGTACCGCGATCGCACCTTACTGATGCTACGGATCTGGCTAAGCTAGTTGGCAAAAAGATCCCTGTAATGGTGCTAGATGCTGATGAAACTCGTAAAAAGCTAGTACTATCAAACCGTCAAGCTGCTAAACTTGCCGCGATCGGACAACTCGCGAAAGGACAGCTAATTAGTGGCAAGGTAAGCAATATTCGTCCTTTTGGCGCATTTGTGGAGTTTGCTGGTGTATCTGGCTTGCTGCATGTCAAGGAAATGAGCCAAAAGCCTGTGAGTGATCCCACCCGCGTCTTTCAAATCAATGACATCATTAAAGCGGTAATTGTCGATATTGATGAATCTCGCGATCGCATTGCCCTGTCCACCAAGCTCCTCGAACTCCACGCAGGCGAGATGCTTGATAACTCCGCACAGGTATTTGCCGAAGCTGAGGAGCGCCTCGAAAAAAATATCAGCAAGCTCTGGGAAGCGTAG
- a CDS encoding PAS domain S-box protein: MSNTLDWINDKSPITIAAHTYVTQAIGLMSQTQSSCVLAMEGETLLGILTEQDIVQLCAAGRNLGEIKVVEVMQSSPITIGRSQCQHTDEIIALFHRHQLKYLPVLDNKGFPVGLITSEKLLKAIAQESLRRQLSEQKNQRLHEKIISKIIQKNRELRQTEQRFSFALQNAPIVVFNQDRDLRYTWIYNPALGYKANEVIGKLDSDIMPSAETARQLTEIKQRVLDTGIMERHEVAIPTDQVTHYYDMTVEPLHSKSGEVIGVSCAALDITSIKQVQVKLQESQYFTQRIVDISPDIVYIYDLLEKCNIYVNSAITSVLGYSSEEIQSMGANLFERLIHPDDLSKVIESQKQFDTAKDGSIIEIEYRALHANGEWRWLYDRSSIFARDVDGRVKQTVGNAQDITKRKLAEQRLKEIERQQRTILEHLPVGVIITEGVEQKMRYYNPYFKQLFGYSFSEVSTFEKWLPLAYPDPEYREWVATTINQKLAEAIREHRDPEPIESRITAKNGSIKHVNVYCTIIDESYFITFVDLTNHYQTAIALQESEQHLQTIVSQSSDGIVILNQQGRIIFANPAAEKIFNLHIGELKDVELGIPITIDRPFEMDFLTNKGKIKIAEVLVTQIEWDQQMSYLTSIRDITDRKQVEEQLLLANTELIRATRLKDEFLANMSHELRTPLNAILGMAESLQDEILGELNDRQKKSIATIERSGYHLLELINDILDLAKIEAGKLELHTQNNSVQSICHDSLTFVKQIALKKNVQLITQIPSTPLSICVDELRIRQALINLLTNAVKFTPDGGSVTLAVTTIHHIENLDETPQDFIDFSVIDTGIGIDQKDMGKLFQTFVQIDSDLNRKYTGTGLGLALVKRISELHHGKVMLESKINEGSKFTIRLPYDQNQNDLLQSSLLEAQSATLTPPLPLTPTELPTSQLILIVDDNEANISSMWDYLKSRGYRLIAAKDGEAAVGLANSEKPNLILMDIQMPKMDGLEAIRIIRTNPDLISTPIIALTALAMSGDRERCLQVGANEYLTKPVKLKHLSETIQKLLSS; the protein is encoded by the coding sequence GTGTCTAACACTTTAGATTGGATAAATGATAAAAGTCCCATCACCATCGCCGCTCATACATATGTAACCCAAGCCATAGGTCTTATGAGTCAGACACAATCAAGCTGTGTCTTAGCAATGGAGGGGGAAACGCTATTGGGAATACTTACAGAACAAGATATTGTTCAGCTTTGTGCTGCGGGGAGAAATTTAGGGGAAATAAAAGTTGTTGAGGTAATGCAAAGCTCGCCTATTACAATTGGGCGATCGCAATGTCAGCATACCGATGAAATCATCGCTCTATTTCATCGGCATCAGCTTAAGTATTTGCCTGTATTAGATAACAAAGGATTTCCAGTTGGGCTAATTACGTCGGAAAAACTACTCAAAGCGATCGCTCAAGAATCTCTGCGCCGCCAATTATCGGAACAAAAAAATCAAAGACTTCATGAGAAAATCATCTCTAAAATTATCCAAAAAAATCGCGAATTACGTCAAACAGAACAAAGGTTTTCCTTTGCTCTGCAAAATGCGCCCATAGTTGTTTTTAATCAAGATCGAGATTTACGTTACACATGGATCTATAACCCTGCATTAGGCTATAAGGCGAATGAGGTCATCGGCAAACTGGATAGCGACATCATGCCATCTGCCGAAACAGCCCGCCAACTCACGGAAATTAAACAAAGGGTTTTAGACACAGGCATCATGGAACGCCATGAAGTGGCTATTCCTACAGATCAGGTGACGCACTACTACGATATGACCGTAGAGCCATTACACAGTAAATCGGGAGAAGTTATAGGCGTTAGTTGTGCAGCCCTAGATATTACTAGTATCAAGCAAGTTCAAGTCAAACTTCAGGAGAGCCAATATTTCACCCAACGCATTGTTGATATCTCCCCTGATATCGTCTATATCTATGACTTGCTAGAGAAATGTAATATTTATGTTAACAGTGCGATAACTTCTGTCCTTGGCTACTCTTCAGAAGAAATTCAGTCTATGGGAGCGAACCTTTTTGAGAGGCTCATCCATCCCGATGATTTGAGCAAAGTCATAGAGTCCCAAAAGCAATTTGATACTGCCAAGGATGGCAGTATTATTGAAATAGAATATCGGGCGCTACATGCCAATGGCGAATGGCGATGGCTTTATGATCGCTCTTCCATATTTGCAAGGGATGTCGATGGCAGAGTTAAGCAAACCGTGGGAAATGCTCAAGACATTACTAAGCGAAAACTAGCTGAACAAAGACTTAAAGAGATCGAGAGGCAACAGCGCACGATTCTCGAACATTTGCCCGTCGGTGTAATTATTACCGAGGGCGTTGAGCAAAAAATGCGCTATTACAACCCCTACTTTAAGCAGTTGTTTGGCTATTCCTTCTCGGAAGTCTCGACGTTTGAGAAGTGGTTGCCCCTTGCCTATCCTGATCCAGAATATCGCGAATGGGTAGCGACAACTATTAATCAGAAATTAGCTGAAGCGATTAGAGAACATAGAGACCCCGAACCGATAGAATCAAGAATTACCGCCAAGAATGGCAGTATCAAACATGTCAATGTATATTGCACAATCATTGACGAATCGTACTTTATCACTTTTGTCGATCTGACTAATCACTATCAAACTGCGATCGCCTTACAAGAGAGCGAACAACATTTACAAACCATTGTCAGCCAAAGCTCTGATGGAATTGTAATTCTCAACCAACAGGGACGGATTATCTTTGCGAATCCTGCTGCCGAAAAAATCTTTAACCTCCATATCGGTGAACTCAAGGATGTAGAGCTAGGGATTCCGATTACAATAGATCGCCCCTTTGAGATGGACTTCTTAACTAATAAAGGGAAAATCAAAATAGCAGAAGTACTGGTTACTCAGATCGAATGGGATCAACAGATGTCGTATCTGACTTCCATTCGTGATATTACCGATCGCAAACAAGTAGAGGAGCAGTTATTACTTGCTAACACCGAATTAATTCGGGCAACTCGTTTAAAGGATGAATTTCTCGCCAATATGAGCCATGAGTTACGAACTCCACTCAATGCAATTTTGGGAATGGCAGAAAGTTTGCAAGATGAAATTTTAGGCGAACTAAACGATCGTCAGAAAAAATCGATCGCCACCATTGAACGCAGTGGCTATCATCTTTTAGAGTTAATTAATGACATTCTCGATCTTGCCAAAATTGAAGCAGGCAAACTAGAACTACATACTCAAAATAATTCTGTACAATCCATTTGTCATGATAGTCTCACCTTTGTCAAACAAATTGCCCTCAAGAAAAATGTCCAGTTGATCACGCAAATTCCCTCTACCCCTCTTTCTATTTGCGTCGATGAACTTCGCATTCGTCAAGCCTTAATTAATCTCCTTACCAATGCCGTTAAATTTACGCCCGATGGAGGCAGTGTTACTTTAGCAGTAACCACCATTCATCATATAGAGAATCTAGATGAAACACCTCAAGATTTTATCGATTTCTCTGTGATTGATACAGGTATTGGTATTGATCAAAAAGATATGGGCAAACTATTTCAAACCTTCGTGCAGATTGATAGTGATTTAAACCGTAAATATACGGGTACTGGTTTAGGCTTAGCCCTAGTCAAGCGTATTTCCGAATTACATCATGGCAAAGTCATGCTTGAAAGCAAGATCAATGAGGGTAGTAAATTTACGATTCGCTTACCCTATGATCAGAATCAAAATGATCTATTACAGAGTTCTTTATTAGAAGCACAATCGGCAACATTGACACCACCATTACCATTAACGCCAACAGAGCTACCAACCTCTCAATTAATCCTGATCGTTGATGATAATGAGGCAAATATTTCCAGCATGTGGGACTATCTAAAAAGCCGAGGATATCGCTTGATTGCTGCAAAAGATGGAGAAGCCGCAGTAGGTTTAGCCAATAGTGAAAAGCCCAATCTAATTTTGATGGATATTCAAATGCCAAAGATGGATGGACTAGAAGCAATTAGAATCATTCGTACTAATCCAGATTTAATTTCTACACCGATCATTGCACTAACCGCTTTGGCAATGTCGGGCGATCGCGAAAGGTGTTTGCAAGTAGGGGCTAACGAGTACTTGACTAAACCCGTCAAGTTAAAACATCTTTCTGAAACTATACAGAAACTATTGAGTAGCTAA
- a CDS encoding bifunctional serine/threonine-protein kinase/formylglycine-generating enzyme family protein, with protein sequence MSNCLCLACDRANPLTTKFCTQCGAKLQIQERYRALKVIGQGGFGKTFLTQDEGKPSQPRCVIKQFIYEDPATLREAQRLFEQEAVRLDDLGKHNQIPELLAHCEQDGRQYLVQEFIDGENLLQELKRSGRFSEAKIKDLLLDLLPVLQFIHAGNVIHRDIKPDNIIRRRSDGKLVLVDFGAAKVATQTSLQRTATIIGSPEYTAPEQARRKPVYASDIYSLGMTCLYLLTQIPPFDLFSDSENKWVWRQFLNGILVSNNLGRVLDKMIEPLPSRYQTIEEILQDLNPPKKPPAISTPISSPPVPSVATPQAPKPSFFSGLFSQPSQTPVSTSSNSSILDCGNGVKLELVKVAGGSFKMGSNRHAGEKPVHRVNLREFLIGKYAVTQAQYQAVMGNNPSHFKGAQNPVEQVSWHDAISFCEKLSQKSGQKVRLPTEAEWEYAARGGNQSKGYKYAGSNNLSDVAWYRENSGRETHPVGQKKANELGIYDMSGNIREWCLDDWHNSYQCKPDRLKNNGNEPWGVMDLKRNANEPWLGRVSCVGALHLRQLRGGSWSCFDCRAALRLSFDARNQTYFIGFRLLLASFS encoded by the coding sequence ATGAGTAATTGCCTCTGTCTTGCTTGCGATCGCGCTAACCCTTTAACCACAAAATTCTGCACCCAATGCGGCGCTAAGTTACAAATTCAAGAGCGTTACCGCGCTTTGAAAGTAATTGGACAGGGTGGTTTTGGTAAGACTTTCTTGACTCAGGATGAGGGCAAGCCATCGCAGCCCCGTTGTGTGATTAAGCAATTTATTTATGAGGATCCTGCGACTTTGCGAGAGGCGCAAAGATTGTTTGAACAGGAGGCAGTGCGTTTAGATGATTTGGGTAAGCATAATCAAATTCCTGAATTATTAGCCCATTGTGAGCAGGATGGGCGGCAATATTTGGTACAGGAGTTTATCGATGGTGAGAATCTATTACAGGAGTTAAAGCGATCGGGGCGGTTTAGTGAGGCAAAAATTAAGGATTTATTGCTGGATCTGTTGCCTGTGTTGCAGTTTATCCATGCGGGTAATGTGATTCATCGCGATATTAAGCCAGACAATATTATTAGAAGGCGATCGGATGGCAAGTTGGTTTTGGTGGATTTTGGGGCGGCGAAGGTGGCGACACAGACTTCGTTGCAAAGAACAGCGACAATAATCGGTAGTCCAGAATATACGGCTCCTGAACAAGCAAGAAGGAAGCCTGTTTATGCCAGTGATATTTACTCTTTGGGGATGACTTGTCTTTATCTATTAACTCAAATCCCTCCATTTGATTTGTTTAGTGATTCAGAAAATAAGTGGGTATGGCGACAGTTTCTTAATGGAATATTAGTTAGCAATAATTTGGGGCGTGTTTTAGATAAGATGATCGAGCCATTGCCAAGCAGATATCAGACGATTGAAGAAATCTTGCAAGATCTCAATCCTCCCAAAAAACCTCCAGCAATATCTACGCCAATTTCTTCGCCACCAGTTCCATCAGTAGCCACACCCCAAGCACCCAAACCGAGCTTCTTCTCAGGATTATTTTCGCAACCGTCACAGACTCCTGTATCAACTTCGAGTAATTCTTCGATTTTGGATTGTGGAAATGGCGTGAAGTTGGAACTAGTGAAAGTGGCGGGTGGGAGTTTTAAGATGGGAAGTAATCGACATGCTGGTGAAAAACCCGTTCATCGGGTGAATTTACGTGAGTTTCTCATTGGGAAATATGCTGTAACACAGGCGCAATATCAAGCGGTGATGGGAAATAATCCCTCACACTTCAAAGGTGCTCAGAACCCTGTAGAACAAGTCAGTTGGCATGATGCGATCTCGTTCTGTGAGAAACTATCGCAAAAGTCTGGACAGAAAGTCAGATTGCCGACGGAAGCGGAATGGGAATATGCGGCGAGAGGTGGCAATCAAAGCAAAGGCTATAAATATGCGGGGAGTAATAATTTGAGTGATGTCGCATGGTATCGCGAAAACTCTGGTCGTGAAACCCATCCTGTGGGTCAGAAAAAAGCCAATGAGCTTGGTATTTACGATATGAGTGGTAATATTCGGGAATGGTGCTTAGATGACTGGCACAATAGCTATCAATGCAAGCCCGATCGCTTAAAAAATAATGGTAACGAACCTTGGGGTGTAATGGACTTAAAAAGGAATGCTAACGAACCTTGGCTTGGAAGGGTCTCGTGTGTGGGTGCTCTTCATCTTCGCCAGCTTCGCGGCGGTTCTTGGAGCTGTTTTGACTGTCGTGCTGCCCTTCGCTTAAGTTTCGACGCGCGTAATCAGACCTATTTTATTGGTTTTCGTCTACTTCTCGCTTCTTTTTCGTGA
- the psbM gene encoding photosystem II reaction center protein PsbM, producing the protein METNFLGLLATVLAVFVPTVFLLTLYIQTASREEGQANK; encoded by the coding sequence ATGGAAACTAATTTTCTTGGTCTTCTAGCTACTGTCCTAGCAGTATTTGTACCTACCGTCTTCTTGCTGACCCTGTATATCCAAACAGCCAGCCGTGAAGAAGGTCAAGCAAATAAATAA